A window of Rhizoctonia solani chromosome 5, complete sequence genomic DNA:
AAATTATTTTTGGTGCATATACTGGAGAAAGATTGTTTTGGATGATCATGATCGAGCTGAAGCGCTCAAGTTACGTAACCAAAATTTGAGAAAGTCGAGTAATTCTTGGTGTCTTTCTACCTCTATCTTACCCGCCATGTCGAAATTGATCGACTCGCATGTCAGCACCAAGCAAGCAAAACTCGCGATCGATGCGCTGTTAAAGTATAATGAAAAGCGTCAAGCTGAGAAAGAGGAGAGCGAATTGCTGGGTGCGAGGGAAGAGGTTGTGTGGTTGAACGTTGGGGTCAAGAAGGCATATCCGGAGAAAAAGCTCAAGCCGTTTAGCATGTAAGTAAACATTATCTCTACATATCTATTATATTCATATTGGTCTAGTCCTCTTGCTCGACCGATCATCGACCCCCGCACGACCTCGATATGTCTTATTACCAAGGACCCTCAACGAGAATACAAAGATCTCCTGGCCGCCCAAAACGTCAAGTTTGTCTCTCGAGTTGTAGGAGTCACCAAGCTCAAGGGCAAGTTCAAGCCTTTCGAGGCCCGAAGACAACTCATGAAGGACCACGGCATCTTTTTGGTCGATGAGCGGGTGGTACCTATGATGCCCAAACTGTTGGGAAAGATATTTTTCAAAGCTAAAAAGTGAGTTTGCCTTTTTTGTGGTTTCGATCCCGACGTGCAGGTTTAATGTGATGTGTGTGTAGGCAACCTATTCCTGTCAATCTACAGAAAAAGGATGTGAAATCCGAATTGGAGCGTGCGGTATCGTCGACGTACATGCACCAGAATCAGGGAACTTGCACGTACGTTTGTTTTAGTCGTTGCATCTCGATTTCAGCTAACTGGAATGCATAGAGCGATTAAAATTGCTCCGACGACGTTTACATCTTCTCAAGTTCTCGAGAACCTTACGACTGCGCTGCCGGAGATTGTCAAGCGTATTCAAGGCGGGTGGGAAAACGTCCAGAGTTTACATATCAAGACTAGTGGAAGTGTATCGTTGCCGATCTGGTCGTGTGACTTGAGCGAGCGGTGGGATGGGTTGGGTCCAGTTGAGGAGGCTGATGCCGCGGCTAGTGGAGAGAGCGAGGCGAGGAGGAGAGCGAAGAGGACGAGAGCCTGCGCCCGTAGTGAAAGAAGGGAAGAAGAGGTCTGCTCCGACCCCTCCTTCCGCTACGAATGCGAACAAGAAGGCCAAGGCGTCCGAACCGGCAAAGGTTGCGACCAAGGAAGCAGCTCCGGTAAAGGCAAAGGCAAAGGCAAAAACGAAGGCCGCGGAAGCTACATCCGTCAAGGCCGAAACGAAATCccctgttgctgctgctgctacTGCTGTCGTGGTGCCCGCAAAAAAGGCGATACCGAAAACTCCTATCGTGGAAGAGTCGAGTGGATCCGATTCTGAGCCCGAACCCGCCCCGAAACCTACTATCGTCAAAAAGCCAGCCGTTGCGAGCAGCGTTGCACAGAAAAAGGCCAAAGTACTAGCTTCCAAGGGCTCTACCAAGGGATCAAAAGCGAGGATTTTGGGTAACAAAAAGGTGTCTTCGCGATAGAGTGGGGGGTTTCTTTCAGTTGTTCTGTTTGTATGCATGTAAATCTTATTGCTGTGGATAGTTTCCTGAATTGGGCTATAGTGCCTTTTTTGAAATGGCGTTGTGGCGGTCATCAAGCCACCTGATCAGGCACATATACATAATCTGACATTCC
This region includes:
- a CDS encoding ribosomal protein L1p/L10e family, whose translation is MSKLIDSHVSTKQAKLAIDALLKYNEKRQAEKEESELLGAREEVVWLNVGVKKAYPEKKLKPFSIPLARPIIDPRTTSICLITKDPQREYKDLLAAQNVKFVSRVVGVTKLKGKFKPFEARRQLMKDHGIFLVDERVVPMMPKLLGKIFFKAKKQPIPVNLQKKDVKSELERAVSSTYMHQNQGTCTAIKIAPTTFTSSQVLENLTTALPEIVKRIQGGWENVQSLHIKTSGSVSLPIWSLERARRGGERRGREPAPVVKEGKKRSAPTPPSATNANKKAKASEPAKVATKEAAPVKAKAKAKTKAAEATSVKAETKSPVAAAATAVVVPAKKAIPKTPIVEESSGSDSEPEPAPKPTIVKKPAVASSVAQKKAKVLASKGSTKGSKARILGNKKVSSR